A region from the Aegilops tauschii subsp. strangulata cultivar AL8/78 chromosome 5, Aet v6.0, whole genome shotgun sequence genome encodes:
- the LOC109763823 gene encoding small ribosomal subunit protein bS6c alpha, whose product MPPPMALSVSVSSSAAAFAPRHGLPSATPAPSRLLRAARAFSTGYAASFYGGAASATRTRGRDDEEVGDEDGSSSGFGGMSASEAAMALEEREMPPCPPGLRQYETMVVLRPDMSEEERLALIQRYEELLVAGGAMYVEVFNRGVIPLAYSIRKRNSRTGLPFTYYDGIYLLWTYFTKPESVDALQMKLNADDDVIRSTSFKVRKRRVY is encoded by the exons aTGCCGCCGCCCATGGCGCTCTCCGTCTCGGTCTCCTCCTCCGCCGCGGCCTTCGCCCCGCGCCACGGCCTCCCCTCCGCCACCCCCGCGCCCAGCCGCCTcctccgcgccgcccgcgccttcTCGACGGGCTACGCCGCGAGCTTCTACGGCGGCGCGGCGTCCGCGACCCGCACCCGCGGCCGCGACGACGAGGAGGTCGGGGACGAGGACGGGTCGTCGTCGGGGTTCGGCGGGATGTCGGCCTCGGAGGCGGCGATGGCGCTGGAGGAGCGCGAGATGCCGCCCTGCCCGCCCGGCCTCCGCCAGTACGAGACCATGGTCGTGCTCCGCCCCGACATGTCCGAGGAGGAGCGCCTCGCCCTCATCCAGCGCTACGAGGAG CTGCTCGTGGCTGGGGGCGCCATGTACGTGGAGGTGTTCAACAGAGGGGTCATCCCGCTGGCCTACAGCATCAGGAAGAGGAACAGCAGGACCGGGCTGCCCTTCACCTACTACGACGGCATCTACCTCCTCTGGACCTACTTCACCAAGCCCGAGTCAGTGGACGCCCTTCAGATGAAGCTCAATGCCGACGATGATGTTATCCGCTCGACCAGCTTCAAAGTCCGCAAGAGGAGAGTGTACTAG